Proteins encoded in a region of the Candidatus Omnitrophota bacterium genome:
- a CDS encoding DoxX family protein codes for MKKETLLNFSLFVLRSVVGVIFFYHGAQKLFGMFDGVGLEGTVKLVEGLGLSQAYMVAVVWGGIELIAGMFLVFGIFSRYAATLLLIIVVVQFWKIDLGYGVFLQSNLLEYRAVLFGACVTIVSLGGGSWSVWDL; via the coding sequence ATGAAAAAAGAGACATTATTGAATTTTTCATTATTCGTATTAAGATCGGTAGTGGGCGTGATCTTCTTTTATCACGGCGCGCAGAAACTTTTTGGCATGTTCGATGGTGTCGGATTGGAAGGCACGGTAAAACTTGTGGAGGGATTGGGGCTTTCGCAGGCGTATATGGTGGCCGTGGTGTGGGGCGGCATTGAGCTCATCGCCGGTATGTTCCTGGTTTTCGGTATTTTTTCCCGTTATGCGGCGACATTGCTGCTTATCATAGTGGTGGTCCAATTCTGGAAAATAGACCTGGGATATGGTGTTTTTCTCCAGAGCAATCTCCTTGAATACAGGGCTGTTCTTTTCGGGGCATGTGTCACGATAGTTTCCCTTGGCGGGGGCAGTTGGTCGGTATGGGACCTGTAG
- a CDS encoding phosphoribosyltransferase family protein — MSIFPHMLINILFDSACHICGARLYQEKDPVCSKCLATLNSSAFLPPLHTQHTEYVLSRFAYRGISAKYVKLFKYHIGQKMTGSMRSCIRGSAILKELMRIHPDIIVSVPPSPIKRLKGVFDPVSCFSGIVSDLLGVPVAAHALVKKRMTAHQTRLGRSRRISNLYGAFSVIDKNLIDSKRILLVDDVITTGTTMDTCASELLKHGALSIHGFTLARAGHY, encoded by the coding sequence ATGTCGATATTCCCGCATATGCTTATCAATATACTGTTCGATAGCGCCTGCCATATATGCGGCGCGCGCCTTTACCAGGAAAAGGACCCCGTGTGCTCAAAATGCCTTGCCACGCTCAACTCGTCCGCCTTCTTGCCGCCATTACACACACAACACACAGAATATGTATTGTCACGTTTTGCCTATAGGGGCATATCCGCTAAATATGTAAAACTCTTCAAGTACCACATTGGCCAAAAAATGACCGGGTCAATGAGGTCTTGCATCCGGGGATCAGCCATTCTTAAGGAACTTATGAGGATACACCCGGATATCATCGTAAGCGTCCCCCCCAGCCCGATAAAACGCCTGAAAGGCGTCTTCGACCCCGTTAGCTGCTTTTCAGGGATAGTATCCGACCTTTTGGGTGTTCCTGTAGCAGCCCATGCCCTGGTAAAAAAACGAATGACCGCGCATCAGACACGGTTAGGAAGATCTCGCAGGATCTCGAACCTTTACGGTGCCTTCTCCGTTATTGATAAAAACCTGATAGACAGTAAGAGAATATTGCTTGTTGACGACGTTATAACCACTGGCACCACTATGGATACATGCGCCAGTGAGCTTTTGAAACATGGGGCCTTATCCATTCACGGGTTCACACTTGCCCGGGCCGGACATTATTGA
- a CDS encoding glucose-6-phosphate isomerase, with the protein MERTLVLDTHFLEGAVSGKDMEKVVPLLDRAHSMLEGRNGPGNGFLGWMDLPKNTPECLVEDIVTTASALKKISSVMVVVGIGGSYLGARAAIGALSPSSVWKNVMFAGNNISGEHLLKILERLENAEVSINVISKSGTTTEPAIAFRCLQEALRKKYGHSGLRDRVVCTTDSARGALKKLADREGYKTFVIPDDVGGRFSVLTPVGLLPMAFAGIDISKMIKGAADMADITSTCDIDRNLSYRYAVIRKVLYDREKKIEILSSFHTYLHYVSEWWKQLFGESEGKSGHGIFPAACDFSTDLHSMGQLIQEGERNIFETFLTVETENTGCAIPHDDEDLDGLNYLEGRDLGFINRKAYEATAEAHFEGGVPNLTIAMPEKNAYYLGQLFYFFEKAVAVSGYMLGVNPFDQPGVEAYKKKMFRLLGKPGS; encoded by the coding sequence ATGGAAAGAACGCTCGTGCTTGATACTCATTTTCTGGAAGGAGCGGTTTCCGGGAAAGACATGGAAAAAGTCGTCCCTCTTCTTGATAGAGCCCATTCAATGCTTGAGGGCCGTAACGGTCCAGGGAACGGTTTCCTGGGGTGGATGGACCTGCCGAAAAACACTCCCGAATGTCTTGTTGAAGATATAGTCACGACCGCGAGCGCGCTGAAAAAGATCTCCAGTGTAATGGTCGTCGTTGGTATAGGTGGATCGTATCTGGGGGCAAGGGCTGCTATCGGGGCTTTATCCCCATCCAGTGTATGGAAGAACGTCATGTTCGCGGGGAACAATATCTCGGGCGAACATCTGCTGAAAATACTGGAGAGGCTCGAGAACGCGGAAGTGTCCATTAATGTCATATCCAAATCCGGGACCACTACAGAGCCCGCTATAGCCTTCAGGTGCCTGCAGGAGGCCCTGCGGAAGAAATACGGGCATTCAGGCCTGAGGGACAGGGTGGTATGCACCACGGATTCGGCCAGAGGGGCTCTCAAGAAACTGGCGGATAGAGAAGGGTATAAGACATTCGTTATTCCGGACGATGTCGGCGGAAGGTTCTCGGTCCTGACCCCGGTAGGACTTCTACCCATGGCTTTCGCCGGGATAGATATCAGCAAAATGATCAAGGGTGCCGCGGACATGGCGGATATTACCTCTACATGTGATATTGACAGGAACCTTAGTTACCGGTATGCCGTTATACGTAAAGTGCTTTATGACAGAGAAAAAAAAATAGAGATACTTTCGTCCTTCCATACATATCTGCATTATGTCTCGGAGTGGTGGAAGCAGCTTTTTGGCGAAAGTGAGGGCAAGTCCGGCCACGGTATATTCCCGGCCGCGTGTGACTTCTCCACTGATCTGCATTCAATGGGACAGCTTATACAAGAGGGGGAGCGTAATATTTTCGAAACATTCCTGACCGTAGAGACGGAAAACACGGGATGTGCCATACCACATGACGATGAGGACCTGGACGGCCTGAATTATCTCGAAGGCAGGGACCTGGGTTTCATAAACAGGAAAGCGTATGAAGCCACGGCCGAAGCGCATTTTGAAGGCGGCGTACCTAATCTTACTATCGCCATGCCGGAAAAGAACGCTTATTATCTCGGACAACTATTCTATTTTTTTGAAAAGGCGGTAGCGGTCTCCGGATATATGCTGGGTGTTAACCCCTTCGATCAGCCCGGGGTGGAGGCCTACAAAAAGAAGATGTTCCGGCTACTAGGTAAGCCCGGTTCTTAA
- a CDS encoding AEC family transporter produces MEFDISFGVVASTITKIFLLAFTGYAMYFFKLVDDNFTDRMSLLLIWIFFPALIISKTTSHFSFAEYPLWWIFPLVSVVFCFVGMVSGRITLLFMGKGVPWREFVCVTGFQNCGYLPITLITFSFAGMMSEKLLIYTFLFIQGFNLIIWSVIPVFLSGGNGGKVKIHNILNPPVMATVLSLIWVAVVGKGAVPDIVADPLLKLGAASYPVAMLLLGFYLCRYKVFAPKRKRVMLVASLVKLLVVPAVIFPVLMLVGFPRDMKFFLLLESMMPSAVSLVAIGSFTGADNEFLSGTVFYTHVLSLVTIPLWVAAFNMFPA; encoded by the coding sequence ATGGAATTTGATATCTCATTTGGCGTAGTAGCGTCCACTATAACCAAGATATTCCTGCTGGCTTTTACGGGTTACGCCATGTATTTTTTCAAGCTGGTGGATGATAATTTCACCGACAGGATGAGCCTGCTCCTCATATGGATATTCTTTCCGGCGCTTATAATATCAAAGACCACATCTCATTTTAGTTTTGCCGAATACCCCCTGTGGTGGATATTTCCTTTGGTGTCCGTAGTGTTCTGCTTCGTGGGCATGGTCTCAGGCAGGATAACGCTATTGTTCATGGGCAAGGGCGTCCCGTGGAGAGAATTCGTATGTGTTACCGGGTTCCAGAACTGCGGGTACCTCCCGATAACCCTTATCACATTCTCTTTTGCCGGCATGATGTCGGAAAAACTGCTTATATACACGTTCCTGTTCATACAGGGGTTCAACCTCATAATATGGTCCGTGATACCGGTCTTCCTCTCCGGAGGTAATGGCGGAAAAGTAAAAATACATAACATACTCAACCCGCCAGTGATGGCTACGGTCCTCTCTCTTATATGGGTAGCGGTGGTCGGCAAGGGGGCGGTCCCGGATATCGTGGCCGATCCTCTTCTCAAGCTGGGGGCCGCGTCATATCCTGTAGCTATGCTCCTTTTGGGGTTCTATCTGTGTCGTTATAAGGTGTTTGCCCCGAAGAGGAAGCGGGTAATGCTGGTAGCCAGCCTGGTCAAACTGTTGGTAGTGCCCGCTGTCATCTTCCCGGTACTTATGCTGGTCGGGTTCCCGCGGGACATGAAGTTCTTTCTGCTCCTGGAAAGTATGATGCCGTCCGCGGTGTCCCTTGTGGCCATAGGGAGTTTTACGGGCGCGGATAACGAATTCCTTTCAGGTACCGTGTTCTATACCCATGTTCTTTCGCTGGTGACCATCCCGCTGTGGGTGGCCGCGTTCAATATGTTCCCGGCCTGA
- the pfkA gene encoding 6-phosphofructokinase has translation MRGKIKKIGVLTSGGDSPGMNAATRSVVRKAVYEGLEVVGIMRGYEGLMSGELMQMNSRSVSNILGLGGTILKTSRSKEFMTGKGQAKAVKVIQDNGIDALVINGGNGSLQGALVLQEKWKIRSIGLPGTIDNDLGHTDYTIGAHTSVDTVLDAIDKIRDTVTSMERIFVVEVMGRREPYIAVMAGLAGGAEEVLYPGSKVTIKQIAADIRKAEKKGKRSWIIVVSEGYSDAQTISKKIKKATGYETRGITLGHVQRGGSPNAPDRVLASEMGAFAVEALIKGHTGKMVGIQGNKLKLIPYEKACFDRDTDMERNSYLYTLTRMLSI, from the coding sequence ATGCGGGGCAAGATAAAAAAGATCGGGGTACTTACTTCAGGGGGGGATTCCCCTGGCATGAACGCGGCGACCCGCAGTGTCGTGCGTAAAGCCGTTTATGAAGGCCTTGAAGTGGTCGGGATAATGAGGGGGTACGAGGGGCTTATGAGCGGAGAGCTCATGCAGATGAATTCCCGCAGCGTAAGTAATATCCTTGGCCTGGGAGGTACTATATTAAAAACGTCACGTTCAAAGGAATTCATGACCGGGAAAGGCCAGGCGAAGGCGGTAAAGGTCATCCAGGATAATGGCATAGACGCACTTGTTATCAATGGCGGGAACGGGTCCTTGCAGGGAGCGCTTGTTCTCCAGGAAAAATGGAAAATACGCAGTATAGGTCTTCCAGGTACTATTGATAATGACCTGGGGCACACGGATTATACGATAGGGGCACATACATCCGTGGATACCGTTCTGGACGCGATCGACAAGATAAGGGATACCGTGACGAGTATGGAACGTATTTTCGTGGTGGAGGTCATGGGGAGGCGGGAACCGTATATTGCCGTTATGGCCGGCTTGGCAGGCGGGGCGGAGGAGGTCCTATACCCGGGGAGCAAGGTCACGATCAAGCAGATAGCCGCTGATATCAGAAAAGCCGAGAAAAAGGGAAAGAGGAGCTGGATCATAGTCGTTTCAGAAGGGTACTCGGATGCCCAGACCATCTCTAAAAAGATCAAAAAAGCGACAGGTTACGAGACCCGGGGGATAACTCTAGGTCATGTCCAGCGTGGAGGGTCCCCGAACGCTCCGGACAGGGTCCTGGCCTCGGAGATGGGAGCTTTTGCGGTAGAAGCGCTTATCAAAGGACATACGGGCAAAATGGTAGGTATACAGGGCAACAAGCTGAAGCTTATTCCGTATGAAAAAGCCTGTTTTGACAGGGACACCGATATGGAACGCAATTCTTATCTGTATACACTTACCAGGATGCTTTCAATATGA
- a CDS encoding ferredoxin: MKAKVDHDICIGCGLCVGISPEVFRMEGDKAVALVEDVQDDMLDIAGRAAEQCPVNAISIS, encoded by the coding sequence ATGAAGGCAAAGGTCGATCACGATATATGCATAGGTTGCGGGTTGTGTGTCGGGATATCCCCGGAGGTCTTTCGCATGGAAGGGGATAAGGCCGTAGCTTTAGTGGAGGATGTTCAGGATGATATGCTGGATATCGCTGGACGGGCCGCGGAACAATGCCCGGTCAACGCTATAAGCATATCATGA
- the metK gene encoding methionine adenosyltransferase, translated as MKSSKYLFTSESVTEGHPDKVCDQISDAILDSIMKEDPSGRVACETMVTTGLTVVAGEITTSSYVDIPRIVRQTIKDIGYTNANYGFDYLTSGVITSIQEQSPDIAMGVDVGGAGDQGMMFGYATDETKELMPMPITLAHELTRQLSKIRKEKLVDYLRPDGKSQVTVEYHDGKPKRIEAIVVSAHHDEKTKMSKIHRDMKELVIKRVVPAKLMDKNTKIFINPTGRFEVGGPHGDTGVTGRKIIVDTYGGVGSHGGGAFSGKDPSKVDRSASYMARYVAKNIVASGIAGKCEIQFAYAIGVAEPVSVMVNTFGTGKISEEEIVKIVRKTFDLTPGGIIEKLKLRRPIYLKTAAYGHFGRKEQGFTWEETDMAGAVKKAAK; from the coding sequence ATGAAGAGCAGCAAATATCTTTTTACTTCTGAAAGCGTTACCGAGGGACATCCAGATAAAGTATGCGATCAGATATCCGATGCCATACTTGACAGCATAATGAAGGAGGACCCATCGGGCAGGGTCGCGTGTGAGACTATGGTCACTACCGGGCTTACCGTGGTCGCGGGAGAGATAACGACGTCAAGTTATGTTGATATCCCCAGGATAGTGAGGCAGACGATAAAAGATATAGGATATACCAACGCGAACTATGGCTTTGATTATCTTACAAGTGGGGTAATAACGTCCATACAGGAGCAGTCCCCCGATATCGCCATGGGTGTGGATGTCGGAGGCGCGGGTGACCAGGGTATGATGTTCGGTTATGCCACCGATGAGACGAAAGAGCTGATGCCCATGCCGATAACCCTGGCCCATGAGCTTACCAGGCAGCTTTCCAAGATACGGAAGGAAAAACTTGTGGATTATCTGAGGCCGGACGGAAAGAGCCAGGTAACCGTGGAATACCACGACGGGAAACCAAAAAGGATAGAAGCCATAGTGGTAAGCGCGCATCATGATGAAAAGACCAAGATGAGCAAGATACACCGTGACATGAAGGAGCTTGTGATAAAGCGCGTGGTCCCGGCGAAACTTATGGATAAGAACACCAAGATATTCATAAACCCGACAGGCAGGTTTGAGGTCGGCGGTCCGCATGGGGATACAGGTGTGACCGGCAGGAAGATAATAGTAGATACTTATGGTGGTGTTGGAAGCCATGGTGGTGGCGCTTTCAGCGGCAAGGACCCGTCAAAGGTCGACAGGTCGGCGTCTTATATGGCCAGATACGTGGCCAAGAATATCGTGGCCTCCGGGATAGCGGGTAAATGCGAGATACAGTTCGCTTATGCCATAGGGGTAGCGGAGCCTGTCAGTGTGATGGTGAACACGTTCGGTACGGGAAAGATATCGGAGGAAGAGATCGTGAAGATCGTACGTAAGACCTTTGACCTTACTCCGGGAGGGATAATCGAAAAACTGAAGTTGCGCCGTCCTATATACCTGAAGACCGCCGCTTATGGACATTTTGGGCGAAAAGAGCAAGGCTTTACATGGGAAGAGACGGATATGGCGGGCGCGGTAAAAAAAGCGGCTAAGTAG
- a CDS encoding LptF/LptG family permease gives MRIIEKYIIKSFLSAFMFCILLLIILGIIGDILGFIDDIFKHNIPLGSILAFYFYLAPFAFVNMVPFAALLSSVYVFNTLSKNHEVTAVITSGISLWRMVRPVVAVTFVVCIATFIVNDRFVPSNMQKANIIRKEELESSDAKREKNKIENIAVYGRGDQIIYAEAFYPASKMFNNVIIHRQDNDQNITEKISARVVRWRSEGYWLGEDVVSFEVGPDGNFIGNPRVQKIRKLPIEESPKDFVVNQWDPRFMGYAKLKSYIKAFTHKGSLTLRRLRVDLNYKLSFPFMAMITVLVGVPFSIDTGRSSALIGMARGIAVAMLSLPLMAVSLALGKGGALSPPVAAWASNIIFALFGIYMINKRS, from the coding sequence ATGCGTATAATAGAAAAATACATAATCAAAAGTTTCCTCAGCGCTTTCATGTTCTGTATACTCCTGTTGATAATACTCGGCATAATAGGGGATATACTGGGGTTCATAGACGACATTTTCAAGCATAACATCCCGCTCGGAAGCATACTTGCTTTCTATTTTTATCTAGCGCCTTTCGCTTTCGTGAATATGGTGCCATTCGCGGCCCTTCTCTCCTCTGTGTATGTCTTCAATACGTTAAGCAAGAACCACGAGGTGACAGCTGTCATAACCAGCGGCATAAGCCTATGGAGGATGGTCAGGCCGGTGGTCGCGGTAACATTCGTAGTCTGCATAGCAACGTTCATAGTGAATGACCGGTTCGTACCGTCCAATATGCAGAAAGCGAATATAATAAGGAAAGAGGAGCTTGAAAGTTCTGACGCGAAAAGGGAGAAGAATAAAATAGAGAATATAGCTGTTTATGGAAGGGGCGACCAGATAATATACGCCGAGGCCTTTTACCCGGCATCAAAGATGTTCAATAATGTCATAATACACAGGCAGGACAATGACCAGAACATAACCGAGAAGATAAGCGCCCGCGTGGTAAGATGGCGCAGCGAAGGATACTGGCTTGGGGAGGACGTTGTATCGTTCGAAGTGGGACCGGACGGGAATTTCATAGGTAATCCCAGAGTGCAGAAAATAAGGAAACTGCCCATTGAGGAATCCCCAAAGGACTTTGTGGTAAATCAATGGGATCCGAGGTTCATGGGGTACGCTAAGCTCAAGAGTTACATAAAGGCTTTTACCCATAAAGGGTCCCTTACCCTGAGACGGCTCCGCGTAGACCTCAATTATAAACTTTCTTTTCCGTTCATGGCCATGATAACAGTACTAGTGGGAGTGCCTTTCAGTATAGACACAGGCAGGTCCAGCGCGCTTATAGGCATGGCGCGTGGGATAGCCGTGGCCATGCTCTCTCTGCCCCTGATGGCCGTATCCCTGGCGTTGGGTAAGGGAGGCGCTCTTTCTCCCCCCGTGGCCGCATGGGCGAGTAATATCATTTTTGCCCTGTTCGGTATCTATATGATAAACAAGCGTAGTTGA
- a CDS encoding polysaccharide deacetylase family protein, whose amino-acid sequence MRKITKVLVAIPVFTAILAVIFYFAYMSPRRTTPILMYHSVSKDKASTLNVTPKNFARQMQYLRDKGYSVISLKDLVAHINKGERYVPRTVVVTFDDGFEDNYLYAFPVLSQYGMPATIFMISGYVDKREGYLTWEQIRLMMRNDISFGAHTRNNVYLPSIKDNAKLKEEIYGAKDDIQRMTGREVDFFCYPTGGFNDGIKDMVKKAGYKGACTTNRGLSTANEDVYELKRVKVTNSDTVQPLHFEAKLSGFYNVFRRLKEGE is encoded by the coding sequence ATGCGTAAAATAACTAAAGTTCTCGTGGCTATACCGGTCTTTACGGCTATTTTGGCCGTGATATTCTATTTCGCCTACATGTCTCCCCGTAGGACCACGCCGATACTTATGTACCATTCTGTGAGCAAGGATAAGGCCAGCACCCTTAACGTGACGCCTAAGAATTTCGCGAGACAGATGCAGTATCTTCGCGATAAAGGATACAGCGTAATATCCCTGAAGGATCTCGTGGCACACATAAACAAGGGGGAGAGATATGTCCCCAGGACGGTAGTGGTCACGTTCGATGATGGTTTCGAGGATAATTATCTATATGCTTTTCCGGTCCTGTCGCAATATGGTATGCCAGCCACTATTTTCATGATAAGCGGATATGTGGACAAACGGGAAGGCTATTTGACCTGGGAACAGATAAGGCTCATGATGAGGAACGATATCTCTTTCGGGGCGCATACGCGCAACAATGTGTATCTACCCTCGATAAAGGATAACGCTAAGTTAAAAGAGGAGATCTATGGGGCTAAGGACGATATCCAGAGGATGACAGGGCGGGAGGTTGACTTCTTCTGTTATCCGACCGGCGGGTTCAATGATGGCATAAAGGACATGGTGAAAAAGGCCGGGTATAAAGGTGCCTGCACCACCAACCGGGGGCTTTCAACGGCCAATGAGGATGTCTATGAGCTTAAACGCGTTAAGGTGACGAACTCAGATACGGTGCAACCGCTTCATTTTGAGGCAAAGCTATCCGGGTTCTATAATGTGTTCAGGAGGCTTAAAGAAGGAGAATAA
- the ahcY gene encoding adenosylhomocysteinase: MPDNKVKDMGLAGFGRKEIEIAQHEMPGLMAVREKYSKERPLAGVRISGSLHMTIQTAVLIETLTALGADVRWASCNIFSTQDHAAAAIAASGVPVFAWKGETLEEYWWCTEQALTFPGGKGPQLIVDDGGDATLMLHLGKRAEEDASVLDREAHGADEVELYKALKRSLKATPGKWTAMTSEWKGVSEETTTGVHRLYQMMEKGELLVPAMNVNDSVTKSKFDNLYGCRESLGDGLKRAMDVMVAGKVAVVCGYGDVGKGSSHSLKAFGARVIVTEIDPICALQAAMEGFEVATVEDTLGQADIYVTATGNKDVITIEHMKRMKDQAIICNIGHFDNEIQVDKLEKYPAIKKVNIKPQVDKYIFPDGKEIFLLAEGRLVNLGCAMGHPSFVMSNSFTNQVLAQIELWNNRDKYRKEVYRLPKHLDEEVARLHLDRIGVKLTRLTRSQAEYIGVPEAGPYKPDHYRY, translated from the coding sequence ATGCCGGATAACAAAGTGAAGGACATGGGGCTTGCCGGGTTCGGCAGGAAAGAGATAGAGATAGCGCAGCATGAGATGCCGGGCCTTATGGCGGTACGTGAAAAATACTCAAAAGAACGTCCTCTTGCCGGGGTGAGGATAAGTGGTTCGCTGCATATGACCATACAGACAGCGGTCCTTATAGAAACCCTTACCGCGCTTGGGGCGGATGTGCGCTGGGCAAGTTGCAATATCTTTTCTACACAGGACCATGCCGCAGCGGCGATAGCCGCGTCGGGTGTCCCCGTTTTTGCCTGGAAGGGGGAGACGCTGGAGGAATACTGGTGGTGTACGGAACAGGCGCTTACTTTTCCCGGGGGGAAAGGTCCCCAGCTTATTGTGGATGACGGGGGGGACGCTACGTTGATGTTACATCTGGGGAAAAGGGCGGAAGAAGACGCCTCCGTACTGGATAGAGAGGCCCACGGGGCGGACGAGGTGGAGCTTTACAAGGCATTGAAAAGATCCCTCAAAGCTACGCCTGGCAAATGGACGGCTATGACCAGTGAATGGAAGGGTGTGTCGGAAGAAACGACCACCGGTGTACACCGGCTTTATCAGATGATGGAAAAAGGGGAACTCCTGGTGCCGGCCATGAACGTGAACGACTCGGTGACCAAATCAAAATTCGATAATCTGTACGGATGCCGTGAATCCCTGGGTGATGGGCTCAAAAGGGCCATGGATGTCATGGTCGCCGGGAAAGTGGCCGTTGTATGCGGGTATGGTGATGTCGGGAAAGGTTCAAGCCACTCCCTGAAGGCTTTTGGCGCGAGGGTCATAGTTACGGAGATCGACCCTATCTGCGCGTTGCAGGCCGCTATGGAAGGTTTTGAGGTCGCTACGGTCGAGGACACGCTCGGGCAAGCGGATATTTATGTCACGGCTACGGGCAACAAGGACGTAATAACCATTGAGCATATGAAGAGAATGAAAGACCAGGCCATAATATGTAATATAGGGCATTTTGACAATGAGATACAGGTCGATAAACTGGAGAAATACCCGGCTATCAAGAAGGTGAACATTAAGCCGCAAGTTGATAAATATATCTTTCCGGACGGGAAAGAGATCTTCCTTCTCGCGGAAGGACGCCTTGTGAACCTCGGGTGCGCTATGGGGCACCCGTCCTTTGTCATGTCGAACTCTTTTACTAACCAAGTGCTGGCGCAGATAGAATTGTGGAACAATCGGGATAAGTACCGTAAAGAAGTATATCGTCTGCCGAAACACCTTGATGAAGAGGTCGCAAGGCTTCACCTGGACAGGATAGGGGTCAAGCTTACCAGGCTCACGAGATCACAGGCAGAGTATATCGGTGTCCCTGAGGCCGGACCGTACAAGCCGGATCATTACAGATATTGA
- a CDS encoding LptF/LptG family permease, whose product MRIITRYTLRELGGPFIASLFISTVILAAGNIVQTVDMVMNKGVEASQVARVFLYFLPYVLIFTIPISVLSAVLLGFGRLSGDNEITTLRTSGVNLYKVVIPVVICGFIISLMSMPLNDKMLPQAEFEARKLLKTIGIKHPTAMLEPGVFVKGFQDYIIFIHEVEGDTLRNIRIYQPQKDKPTRTIIAKRGKVISMPEQGSVKLWLSDGTADEISANNPDEFYKISFKDYYMTLNLGDVTDPDDIQKKSREKSIKELKDEINTLERDSIDVIPLRIEMHKKIALAFSNLVFVIVGMPLAITTHRREKFIGFGLAIGLFLVYWSIMLSGIALAIRGIIPPWAGVWSSDIILASLGIVLFYKISTR is encoded by the coding sequence ATGAGGATAATAACAAGATACACGTTAAGAGAGCTCGGCGGCCCGTTCATAGCGTCGCTATTCATATCTACCGTGATACTTGCGGCGGGTAACATCGTTCAGACCGTGGATATGGTCATGAACAAGGGGGTAGAAGCGTCCCAGGTGGCCAGGGTATTCCTCTATTTCCTACCATATGTGCTTATTTTTACCATACCGATATCGGTACTGTCCGCAGTCCTTCTGGGGTTTGGCAGGCTTTCAGGCGATAACGAGATCACTACCCTGAGGACTAGCGGGGTAAATCTCTACAAGGTAGTGATCCCCGTGGTGATATGCGGGTTCATTATCAGCCTCATGAGCATGCCCCTTAATGATAAGATGTTGCCGCAGGCGGAATTCGAGGCGAGAAAGCTCCTCAAGACCATAGGGATAAAACACCCCACGGCCATGTTGGAACCCGGAGTCTTTGTCAAAGGTTTCCAGGATTACATAATTTTCATACATGAAGTGGAAGGGGACACGCTTAGGAACATAAGGATATACCAGCCGCAGAAAGATAAGCCGACCAGGACCATAATAGCTAAGAGGGGGAAGGTCATATCGATGCCTGAACAGGGCAGTGTAAAATTGTGGCTTTCAGACGGTACGGCGGACGAAATATCCGCTAATAATCCCGATGAGTTCTATAAAATATCCTTCAAGGATTATTACATGACATTGAATCTGGGTGATGTGACGGATCCGGATGATATACAGAAGAAATCACGAGAAAAGAGCATCAAAGAGCTGAAGGATGAGATCAATACCCTTGAAAGGGATTCCATAGACGTGATCCCGTTGCGTATAGAGATGCACAAGAAGATAGCGCTTGCCTTCTCTAATCTTGTTTTTGTCATAGTGGGCATGCCGCTGGCCATAACTACGCATAGGCGGGAGAAATTCATAGGTTTTGGGCTGGCCATAGGTCTTTTTCTGGTATACTGGAGCATCATGCTTAGCGGAATAGCGCTGGCCATAAGAGGCATAATACCTCCGTGGGCGGGAGTCTGGTCATCCGATATAATCCTGGCTTCCCTGGGGATAGTTTTGTTCTACAAGATATCTACACGCTAA